The Fibrobacter sp. UWP2 genome has a window encoding:
- a CDS encoding FeoA family protein codes for MKNADFVDRLSLAEMGENRCGTVAQIEGDSRFISRIVSIGLTPGSAFTLLKNDGRSPVLVFCRDTVIAVNHKESSQIFVKVES; via the coding sequence ATGAAAAACGCTGATTTTGTTGACCGTTTGAGTCTCGCCGAAATGGGTGAGAATCGTTGCGGGACGGTTGCCCAGATCGAGGGCGATTCCCGCTTTATTTCAAGAATTGTTTCCATCGGGCTTACGCCGGGTTCCGCCTTTACGCTTCTCAAGAATGACGGGCGCTCGCCGGTGCTCGTTTTTTGTCGCGATACGGTTATCGCTGTCAACCACAAGGAAAGTTCACAGATTTTTGTCAAGGTAGAATCGTAA
- the feoB gene encoding ferrous iron transport protein B produces the protein MSEIKTIALLGQPNSGKSTLFNNLTGLHQRVGNWPGKTVEQAEGEFVFDGTTYKVIDLPGSYGLSANSEEEVVTRDYIQSGKADLVCILVDASQLERSLYMLADFVGIRMPVMLVLNMMDVAEAAGKKIDVAAIEKRLGVPVLGFSAAETERYPEFFKKMVSAIKTPVCLDSGSLREELVSGGELGEKTDDIISRIEAALGDFEYGVCERIWIAEKLLEKDKLICGIVNESLPFARKNAIDAILDSDEGRDGGILTGEAKYRWVSKIVHESATPKSIEKVFSKWDRIATHHIKGKFFAFGIMVVSLIACMILAFPGMGIGFGIQPVLQSLVERAGNALGVWPVVISFINLVLVGGTCITICMTSFIFAIIFVFRILEEIGYMARFSYAFDNWLSRLGLQGKAIMPLFSGIGCTAGAVCGTRVLDTRGQRLLALVLLWAIPCGSKVAVVLFLASTFFGSAAPLFGVGYVALIFASFYLSSRLFGKKLVPQNERVGMIMELPPYHKPHWKMIAAMVGRSTWGIFKKALKMILMVATLFWALSYAGDGNVENTLLYKIGNAIEPVTMFFGMRWELFVSYLGGMFSKEASLGIMSTLFNHTGEAFSLVTRVAASENLGEALASTISKPEALAFLFASMFNVPCVLAMGTTYREAGSFKWLATIMGYYLALSLGLAFIGYHIGLLIF, from the coding sequence ATGAGCGAAATCAAGACTATTGCCTTGCTCGGGCAACCCAATTCCGGTAAATCAACGCTTTTTAACAACCTTACGGGACTTCACCAGCGTGTGGGCAACTGGCCCGGCAAAACGGTGGAGCAGGCCGAGGGTGAATTTGTTTTTGATGGTACGACATATAAAGTAATCGACCTTCCGGGCAGTTACGGGCTTTCGGCGAACTCCGAAGAAGAAGTCGTCACCCGCGACTACATTCAGAGCGGCAAGGCGGACCTCGTGTGCATTCTGGTAGATGCGTCGCAGCTGGAACGCAGCCTTTACATGCTGGCAGATTTTGTGGGCATTCGCATGCCCGTGATGCTGGTGCTCAACATGATGGATGTGGCCGAAGCGGCGGGCAAGAAGATTGATGTGGCTGCGATTGAAAAGCGCCTCGGCGTTCCGGTGCTTGGCTTCAGTGCGGCCGAAACGGAACGTTATCCTGAATTTTTCAAGAAGATGGTTTCGGCCATCAAGACGCCTGTTTGCCTGGATAGCGGGAGCCTGCGCGAGGAACTCGTTAGCGGGGGAGAGCTTGGCGAAAAAACGGATGATATCATTAGCCGCATTGAAGCCGCGCTCGGCGATTTTGAATATGGCGTTTGCGAAAGAATCTGGATTGCAGAAAAACTCCTCGAAAAAGACAAACTCATTTGCGGTATCGTGAATGAATCGCTTCCGTTCGCAAGGAAGAATGCGATTGATGCAATCCTCGATAGCGACGAAGGGCGCGACGGCGGAATTCTCACCGGCGAGGCCAAGTACCGCTGGGTTTCAAAGATTGTGCATGAATCGGCGACGCCCAAGTCCATCGAAAAGGTCTTTAGCAAGTGGGACCGTATCGCGACGCACCATATCAAGGGCAAGTTCTTTGCGTTTGGTATCATGGTCGTCTCGCTGATTGCGTGCATGATTCTCGCTTTCCCGGGCATGGGAATCGGTTTTGGAATACAGCCTGTATTGCAGTCACTCGTAGAACGCGCTGGCAATGCGCTTGGCGTCTGGCCTGTGGTGATTTCGTTCATCAATCTGGTGCTCGTCGGTGGAACTTGTATTACAATTTGTATGACGAGTTTCATTTTCGCTATCATTTTCGTGTTCCGCATTCTCGAAGAAATCGGCTATATGGCGCGTTTCTCGTATGCGTTCGACAACTGGCTTTCGCGCCTGGGCCTGCAGGGTAAGGCGATTATGCCGCTGTTCTCCGGAATTGGCTGCACGGCGGGTGCGGTTTGCGGTACGCGCGTACTCGATACCCGCGGACAACGCTTGCTTGCGCTCGTTCTGTTGTGGGCGATTCCGTGCGGGAGTAAGGTGGCGGTGGTGCTGTTCTTGGCGTCGACATTCTTCGGGTCGGCGGCCCCGTTGTTCGGCGTCGGTTATGTGGCGCTGATTTTTGCGAGCTTCTATCTGTCTTCGCGCCTGTTTGGCAAAAAGCTTGTACCGCAGAATGAACGCGTGGGTATGATTATGGAACTCCCGCCGTATCACAAGCCGCACTGGAAGATGATTGCTGCGATGGTGGGGCGCAGCACCTGGGGCATTTTCAAGAAGGCCTTGAAGATGATTCTGATGGTGGCGACCCTTTTCTGGGCGCTTTCTTACGCGGGCGACGGCAACGTGGAAAATACGCTCCTGTACAAGATTGGCAATGCGATTGAGCCGGTGACGATGTTCTTCGGAATGCGCTGGGAGCTGTTCGTCTCTTATCTGGGCGGCATGTTTAGTAAGGAAGCTTCGCTTGGCATCATGAGCACGCTCTTCAACCACACCGGCGAGGCGTTCTCTCTTGTGACCCGCGTGGCTGCAAGTGAAAACTTGGGCGAGGCTCTTGCAAGTACCATCAGCAAGCCCGAAGCGCTCGCGTTCCTGTTTGCGTCGATGTTCAATGTTCCCTGCGTGCTGGCGATGGGCACCACCTACCGCGAGGCAGGCTCGTTCAAGTGGCTAGCCACCATCATGGGTTACTACTTGGCACTTTCTTTGGGGCTCGCCTTTATCGGCTATCACATCGGATTGCTGATTTTCTAA